The Sesamum indicum cultivar Zhongzhi No. 13 linkage group LG1, S_indicum_v1.0, whole genome shotgun sequence genome includes a window with the following:
- the LOC105174562 gene encoding clathrin interactor EPSIN 1 isoform X3, which yields MDFVKVFDQTVREIKREVNLKVLKVPEIEQKVLDATDDAPWGPHGTVLAEIALATKKFDCQMVMNVLWTRLTETGKNWRFVYKALSVIEYLVAHGSERAVDDIIEHTFQISSLASFEYVEPSGKDVGINVRKKAETIVKLLNDKDKIQEVRDKAAANREKYFGLSSSGITYKSGAASFSSTNFKSSDRYGGFGNSGDNETFRGSYKDRDRYGEDKYEKTTKSKEEPPRHGSNEQESPASGASRIRTKTSKPDEYASVPSQNASSTNYDEDFDDFDPRGSSSSKPSPGSNQVDLFGQNFVDLLDAPISVPSNKSTLLDNDPSEGDLFADADFVSATPKPEAGESPVTQTNFDPFAFQSSPAVSTTMDFFAVPGPVSQPDKKASNSDGTTTAVDPFAAVPLANFDGSDPFGPFTSHTDPLPTVSNKSSPSDGSHGNMNGSSTETKSTPKKEGFQVKSGIWADSLSRGLIDLNITAPAKKVNLADVGIVGGLTDGSEEKDKGPLPPFYMGQAMGTGSGIGKSGFTSTSKGNDFFSSLGSQQYQFGGFQK from the exons ATGGATTTTGTGAAGGTCTTCGATCAAACTGTCCGCGAAAt AAAGAGAGAAGTGAATTTGAAGGTTTTGAAGGTTCCGGAGATCGAACAGAAg GTTTTAGATGCAACAGATGATGCACCTTGGGGTCCGCATGGCACAGTATTGGCAGAGATAGCACTGGCCACAAAGAAATT TGACTGTCAGATGGTTATGAATGTCCTGTGGACAAGATTGACTGAGACTGGCAAGAATTGGCGTTTTGTCTACAAG GCATTGTCTGTCATAGAGTATCTGGTGGCACATGGATCTGAACGTGCTGTTGATGACATAATAGAACATACTTTTCAGATATCT TCTCTGGCGAGTTTTGAATATGTAGAGCCAAGTGGGAAGGATGTGGGGATTAATGTAAGAAAAAAGGCTGAGACTATTGTGAAGCTTCTAAATGACAAAGACAAAATACAAGAAGTAAGGGACAAAGCTGCCGCCAACCGTGAAAA GTATTTTGGACTTTCATCATCTGGAATAACATACAAGTCAGGTGCAGCTTCATTCAGTAGCACTAACTTTAAGAGTAGTGATAGATATGGAGGATTTGGTAATTCAGGAGACAATGAAACATTTAGGGGTAGTTATAAGGATAGGGATCGATATGGTGAAGATAAGTATGAGAAGACTACAAAATCAAAGGAAGAGCCTCCTCGCCATGGCAG CAACGAACAAGAGTCTCCTGCCAGTGGTGCATCAAGAATAAGAACAAAAACTAGCAAGCCAGATGAATATGCTTCAGTTCCCTCACAAAATGCATCGTCAACCAATTATGATGaagattttgatgattttgatCCACGGGGGAGCTCGAGTTCTA AACCTTCTCCTGGAAGCAACCAAGTGGATCTTTTTGGgcaaaattttgttgatctTTTGGATGCACCAATATCTGTTCCATCAAATAAGTCTACTTTGTTGGACAATGATCCATCAGAAGGTGATTTATTTGCCGATGCTGATTTTGTATCGGCAACACCTAAACCAGAAGCTGGGGAAAGTCCTGTGACTCAG ACAAATTTTGATCCATTTGCGTTCCAGTCTAGTCCTGCTGTTTCTACGACAATGGATTTTTTTGCAGTTCCTGGTCCCGTGTCCCAGCCTGACAAGAAGGCTTCTAACTCTGATGGAACTACTACTGCAGTAGATCCGTTTGCTGCAGTTCCACTTGCCAACTTTGATGGATCCGATCCTTTTGGGCCATTCACTTCTCATACAGATCCTTTGCCAACAGTATCTAACAAAAGTTCTCCTAGTGATGGAAGCCATGGGAACATGAATGGATCTTCAACTGAAACCAAGTCAACACCCAAGAAGGAAGGATTTCAAGTCAAATCTGGAATATGGGCTGATTCTTTAAGCCGTGGATTGATTGATCTAAATATAACAGCAC CAGCCAAGAAGGTGAACCTAGCAGATGTTGGCATTGTCGGAGGATTGACTGATGGGTCAGAAGAAAAAGACAAGGGGCCTTTGCCTCCATTTTACATGGGCCAAGCTATGGGCACCGGATCTGGAATAGGAAAATCTGGGTTCACATCAACATCAAAAGGCAACGACTTCTTCTCAAGTCTAGGCAGCCAGCAATACCAATTTGGGGGCTTTCAGAAATGA
- the LOC105174562 gene encoding clathrin interactor EPSIN 1 isoform X2 has translation MDFVKVFDQTVREIKREVNLKVLKVPEIEQKVLDATDDAPWGPHGTVLAEIALATKKFSDCQMVMNVLWTRLTETGKNWRFVYKALSVIEYLVAHGSERAVDDIIEHTFQISSLASFEYVEPSGKDVGINVRKKAETIVKLLNDKDKIQEVRDKAAANREKYFGLSSSGITYKSGAASFSSTNFKSSDRYGGFGNSGDNETFRGSYKDRDRYGEDKYEKTTKSKEEPPRHGSNEQESPASGASRIRTKTSKPDEYASVPSQNASSTNYDEDFDDFDPRGSSSSKPSPGSNQVDLFGQNFVDLLDAPISVPSNKSTLLDNDPSEGDLFADADFVSATPKPEAGESPVTQTNFDPFAFQSSPAVSTTMDFFAVPGPVSQPDKKASNSDGTTTAVDPFAAVPLANFDGSDPFGPFTSHTDPLPTVSNKSSPSDGSHGNMNGSSTETKSTPKKEGFQVKSGIWADSLSRGLIDLNITAPKKVNLADVGIVGGLTDGSEEKDKGPLPPFYMGQAMGTGSGIGKSGFTSTSKGNDFFSSLGSQQYQFGGFQK, from the exons ATGGATTTTGTGAAGGTCTTCGATCAAACTGTCCGCGAAAt AAAGAGAGAAGTGAATTTGAAGGTTTTGAAGGTTCCGGAGATCGAACAGAAg GTTTTAGATGCAACAGATGATGCACCTTGGGGTCCGCATGGCACAGTATTGGCAGAGATAGCACTGGCCACAAAGAAATT CAGTGACTGTCAGATGGTTATGAATGTCCTGTGGACAAGATTGACTGAGACTGGCAAGAATTGGCGTTTTGTCTACAAG GCATTGTCTGTCATAGAGTATCTGGTGGCACATGGATCTGAACGTGCTGTTGATGACATAATAGAACATACTTTTCAGATATCT TCTCTGGCGAGTTTTGAATATGTAGAGCCAAGTGGGAAGGATGTGGGGATTAATGTAAGAAAAAAGGCTGAGACTATTGTGAAGCTTCTAAATGACAAAGACAAAATACAAGAAGTAAGGGACAAAGCTGCCGCCAACCGTGAAAA GTATTTTGGACTTTCATCATCTGGAATAACATACAAGTCAGGTGCAGCTTCATTCAGTAGCACTAACTTTAAGAGTAGTGATAGATATGGAGGATTTGGTAATTCAGGAGACAATGAAACATTTAGGGGTAGTTATAAGGATAGGGATCGATATGGTGAAGATAAGTATGAGAAGACTACAAAATCAAAGGAAGAGCCTCCTCGCCATGGCAG CAACGAACAAGAGTCTCCTGCCAGTGGTGCATCAAGAATAAGAACAAAAACTAGCAAGCCAGATGAATATGCTTCAGTTCCCTCACAAAATGCATCGTCAACCAATTATGATGaagattttgatgattttgatCCACGGGGGAGCTCGAGTTCTA AACCTTCTCCTGGAAGCAACCAAGTGGATCTTTTTGGgcaaaattttgttgatctTTTGGATGCACCAATATCTGTTCCATCAAATAAGTCTACTTTGTTGGACAATGATCCATCAGAAGGTGATTTATTTGCCGATGCTGATTTTGTATCGGCAACACCTAAACCAGAAGCTGGGGAAAGTCCTGTGACTCAG ACAAATTTTGATCCATTTGCGTTCCAGTCTAGTCCTGCTGTTTCTACGACAATGGATTTTTTTGCAGTTCCTGGTCCCGTGTCCCAGCCTGACAAGAAGGCTTCTAACTCTGATGGAACTACTACTGCAGTAGATCCGTTTGCTGCAGTTCCACTTGCCAACTTTGATGGATCCGATCCTTTTGGGCCATTCACTTCTCATACAGATCCTTTGCCAACAGTATCTAACAAAAGTTCTCCTAGTGATGGAAGCCATGGGAACATGAATGGATCTTCAACTGAAACCAAGTCAACACCCAAGAAGGAAGGATTTCAAGTCAAATCTGGAATATGGGCTGATTCTTTAAGCCGTGGATTGATTGATCTAAATATAACAGCAC CCAAGAAGGTGAACCTAGCAGATGTTGGCATTGTCGGAGGATTGACTGATGGGTCAGAAGAAAAAGACAAGGGGCCTTTGCCTCCATTTTACATGGGCCAAGCTATGGGCACCGGATCTGGAATAGGAAAATCTGGGTTCACATCAACATCAAAAGGCAACGACTTCTTCTCAAGTCTAGGCAGCCAGCAATACCAATTTGGGGGCTTTCAGAAATGA
- the LOC105174562 gene encoding clathrin interactor EPSIN 1 isoform X1: protein MDFVKVFDQTVREIKREVNLKVLKVPEIEQKVLDATDDAPWGPHGTVLAEIALATKKFSDCQMVMNVLWTRLTETGKNWRFVYKALSVIEYLVAHGSERAVDDIIEHTFQISSLASFEYVEPSGKDVGINVRKKAETIVKLLNDKDKIQEVRDKAAANREKYFGLSSSGITYKSGAASFSSTNFKSSDRYGGFGNSGDNETFRGSYKDRDRYGEDKYEKTTKSKEEPPRHGSNEQESPASGASRIRTKTSKPDEYASVPSQNASSTNYDEDFDDFDPRGSSSSKPSPGSNQVDLFGQNFVDLLDAPISVPSNKSTLLDNDPSEGDLFADADFVSATPKPEAGESPVTQTNFDPFAFQSSPAVSTTMDFFAVPGPVSQPDKKASNSDGTTTAVDPFAAVPLANFDGSDPFGPFTSHTDPLPTVSNKSSPSDGSHGNMNGSSTETKSTPKKEGFQVKSGIWADSLSRGLIDLNITAPAKKVNLADVGIVGGLTDGSEEKDKGPLPPFYMGQAMGTGSGIGKSGFTSTSKGNDFFSSLGSQQYQFGGFQK from the exons ATGGATTTTGTGAAGGTCTTCGATCAAACTGTCCGCGAAAt AAAGAGAGAAGTGAATTTGAAGGTTTTGAAGGTTCCGGAGATCGAACAGAAg GTTTTAGATGCAACAGATGATGCACCTTGGGGTCCGCATGGCACAGTATTGGCAGAGATAGCACTGGCCACAAAGAAATT CAGTGACTGTCAGATGGTTATGAATGTCCTGTGGACAAGATTGACTGAGACTGGCAAGAATTGGCGTTTTGTCTACAAG GCATTGTCTGTCATAGAGTATCTGGTGGCACATGGATCTGAACGTGCTGTTGATGACATAATAGAACATACTTTTCAGATATCT TCTCTGGCGAGTTTTGAATATGTAGAGCCAAGTGGGAAGGATGTGGGGATTAATGTAAGAAAAAAGGCTGAGACTATTGTGAAGCTTCTAAATGACAAAGACAAAATACAAGAAGTAAGGGACAAAGCTGCCGCCAACCGTGAAAA GTATTTTGGACTTTCATCATCTGGAATAACATACAAGTCAGGTGCAGCTTCATTCAGTAGCACTAACTTTAAGAGTAGTGATAGATATGGAGGATTTGGTAATTCAGGAGACAATGAAACATTTAGGGGTAGTTATAAGGATAGGGATCGATATGGTGAAGATAAGTATGAGAAGACTACAAAATCAAAGGAAGAGCCTCCTCGCCATGGCAG CAACGAACAAGAGTCTCCTGCCAGTGGTGCATCAAGAATAAGAACAAAAACTAGCAAGCCAGATGAATATGCTTCAGTTCCCTCACAAAATGCATCGTCAACCAATTATGATGaagattttgatgattttgatCCACGGGGGAGCTCGAGTTCTA AACCTTCTCCTGGAAGCAACCAAGTGGATCTTTTTGGgcaaaattttgttgatctTTTGGATGCACCAATATCTGTTCCATCAAATAAGTCTACTTTGTTGGACAATGATCCATCAGAAGGTGATTTATTTGCCGATGCTGATTTTGTATCGGCAACACCTAAACCAGAAGCTGGGGAAAGTCCTGTGACTCAG ACAAATTTTGATCCATTTGCGTTCCAGTCTAGTCCTGCTGTTTCTACGACAATGGATTTTTTTGCAGTTCCTGGTCCCGTGTCCCAGCCTGACAAGAAGGCTTCTAACTCTGATGGAACTACTACTGCAGTAGATCCGTTTGCTGCAGTTCCACTTGCCAACTTTGATGGATCCGATCCTTTTGGGCCATTCACTTCTCATACAGATCCTTTGCCAACAGTATCTAACAAAAGTTCTCCTAGTGATGGAAGCCATGGGAACATGAATGGATCTTCAACTGAAACCAAGTCAACACCCAAGAAGGAAGGATTTCAAGTCAAATCTGGAATATGGGCTGATTCTTTAAGCCGTGGATTGATTGATCTAAATATAACAGCAC CAGCCAAGAAGGTGAACCTAGCAGATGTTGGCATTGTCGGAGGATTGACTGATGGGTCAGAAGAAAAAGACAAGGGGCCTTTGCCTCCATTTTACATGGGCCAAGCTATGGGCACCGGATCTGGAATAGGAAAATCTGGGTTCACATCAACATCAAAAGGCAACGACTTCTTCTCAAGTCTAGGCAGCCAGCAATACCAATTTGGGGGCTTTCAGAAATGA